Genomic window (Haloferax sp. Atlit-12N):
CCGAGTTCCTCGACCACGAGGTCGGCGAACTCGCGGTTCACCGACTCGTAGGCGCTCTGTTTCGGACTGTTCGGCATCATCACCGGGCCGATGTAGGGAATCGCCATCGACGGCGGCGGCGAGACGACGACCCGTCCGAGGGGGTTTCGGCGGACGAACGTCGGGAACAGCGCGACCGGTTCTTGGCCTTTGAAGACGCCGAACAGGTGCATTTCGCCGTCGAAGTGCTCGTCGATGGCGGCGAGCACCGCGGGGGTGTGGAAGACTTCGGTGCCCGACGAGGGGAGCGCGGCTCCCCACTCGTCGAGGCTCAGGGGTTCGATACGGAGTTGTGACATGTGTCGTAGGCGTGTGATTGGATGGTCGTCGGGCGATACGTCGGTCGGGTCATCATCGGTGGAGGAACCCCGAGACGAGTCGCGACGGGAGGCTCGTCCCGTTTCCTCGGGACAACATCTCGATGCCGGGGCCGAGGCTGCTCTTGTACAGGTGCGCGATGGTTCTGACCGGGAGCGCACCGTGTTCTATCTGGTAGAACGTGACGAGCTCGGGGTTGTACTTGCTCTTGTAGCGGTTGAGCCGGCGGTTGTTCGCGCCGACGAGGTCGTAGCGGCGCATCCCGGCGGCCATGCCGTCGCGCATGATGCGCCAGTCCAGCAGGTCGTTGACGTCGATGCCGAAGTCCCGCTGGGGGCGGACGCCGCCGAGCCAGCGGTAGAGCGTGTCCCCGTACTGGAGGACGAGAATCCCGCTCACGAACGCCCCGTCGTACCGGAAGACGTAGGGCCGGACTTGGCCTTCCGGGAGCGAGTCGTACAGGTCCATGACGAACTGCGGCGGCACGTCGAACGACAAATCCTGTTCTTCGTAGCGGTTCTTGACCAGCCTGAGAATCGAACAGATGTCGTCGCGGTCGCCCTCCTCGATACCCGAGGCGAGCTTTCGGCCGTCGCGGATGTTCCGCCGGGCGCTCCGGCTGAACGACATGAGGAGTTCCTCTTCGCCCCGGGTCAGGTCGACGTTGTAGGTGTACTTCGGCGACACGTCGCAGCCGCCCCACAGGAACGTCCGCATGTCGGTGTAGTAGTCGCCGACGCGGACGTGCGTGTAGTTCGGGCCGATGTGTTCGTCCAGCCACTCGGTACAGCCGTCGATGAACTGGTTGCGGCGGCGCTCGAACTTCCGGCTCTTGATGTTGCCGGCGTCGAGCATCACGGGCCCGAGATACGGGACGCCGATGTGCGGCGGCGGTGAGAACGCCGTCTTGACCAGTCCCTTCCGAATCTCGAAGACGGGGAACAGCCCGACCGGTTCCTCGGTCTTGTAGCCGACGAGCAGGTGGAGCTTCGAGTTCGAGTACTTCGCTTGGAGCCGCAGCGCCTCGTACTGGTGA
Coding sequences:
- a CDS encoding GNAT family N-acetyltransferase, with the translated sequence MTIEIAEFDHRDRATWDTYVERSSQASLFHQYEALRLQAKYSNSKLHLLVGYKTEEPVGLFPVFEIRKGLVKTAFSPPPHIGVPYLGPVMLDAGNIKSRKFERRRNQFIDGCTEWLDEHIGPNYTHVRVGDYYTDMRTFLWGGCDVSPKYTYNVDLTRGEEELLMSFSRSARRNIRDGRKLASGIEEGDRDDICSILRLVKNRYEEQDLSFDVPPQFVMDLYDSLPEGQVRPYVFRYDGAFVSGILVLQYGDTLYRWLGGVRPQRDFGIDVNDLLDWRIMRDGMAAGMRRYDLVGANNRRLNRYKSKYNPELVTFYQIEHGALPVRTIAHLYKSSLGPGIEMLSRGNGTSLPSRLVSGFLHR